A single genomic interval of Brevibacillus brevis harbors:
- the lysS gene encoding lysine--tRNA ligase: protein MANEQDLQQEEQQQEGLHELLQVRHDKMNQLREWGFDPFGKKFEQTHHAADITKAFSEKSKEELEAEENVVTIAGRLMAKRGMGKASFAQLLDRSGQIQIYVRQDTVGEELSKVFDLADIGDMIGVTGVVFKTKTGELSVKAKEVSYLTKSLRPLPEKYHGLKDIETRYRKRYVDLIVNPEVRDTFITRSRILTSMRRYLDNLGYLEVETPTLHAIAGGASARPFITHHNALDMQLYMRIAIELHLKRLIVGGLEKVYEIGRVYRNEGISTRHNPEFTMIELYEAYADYQDIMSLTEEMVAHIAQEVLGTMKIQYQGNEIDLTPKWRRVHMVDLIKENLGVDFWKEMSDDEARALAKEHGVSVEPHHTFGHVVNEFFEQKLEHTLIQPTFVYGHPVAISPLAKKNDQDPRFTDRFELFIVAREHANAFTELNDPIDQRERFEAQLLEKEAGNDEAHDMDDDFIEALEYGMPPTGGLGIGIDRLVMLLTNSPSIRDVLLFPHMRNRD, encoded by the coding sequence ATGGCAAACGAGCAAGACCTTCAACAAGAAGAACAGCAACAGGAAGGGCTCCACGAGCTTCTTCAAGTGCGTCACGACAAAATGAATCAATTGCGTGAGTGGGGCTTTGATCCGTTCGGTAAAAAATTCGAGCAAACGCATCACGCTGCAGATATAACGAAAGCTTTTAGTGAAAAGAGCAAGGAAGAGCTGGAAGCGGAAGAGAACGTGGTTACGATTGCAGGCCGCTTGATGGCGAAACGTGGAATGGGTAAGGCGAGCTTTGCTCAACTGCTGGATCGTTCCGGTCAGATTCAAATTTACGTCCGTCAGGATACCGTTGGTGAAGAGCTGAGCAAAGTATTTGATTTGGCTGATATCGGTGACATGATTGGTGTAACTGGTGTTGTTTTCAAAACCAAAACCGGCGAGCTCAGTGTAAAAGCAAAGGAAGTATCCTACCTGACCAAATCACTGCGTCCACTGCCTGAGAAATACCATGGCCTCAAAGATATCGAGACCCGTTACCGTAAGCGTTACGTGGATTTGATTGTGAATCCAGAAGTTCGCGATACGTTCATTACTCGTAGCCGTATTCTTACTTCGATGCGTCGTTATTTGGACAACCTTGGCTATCTGGAAGTAGAAACACCTACACTCCATGCGATTGCCGGTGGTGCATCTGCTCGTCCATTTATCACGCACCACAATGCATTGGATATGCAACTGTATATGCGTATTGCAATTGAGCTGCACTTGAAACGCCTGATTGTCGGTGGTCTGGAAAAGGTATATGAAATCGGTCGCGTTTACCGCAACGAAGGGATCTCTACTCGTCACAACCCTGAGTTCACGATGATTGAGCTGTACGAAGCTTATGCCGACTACCAGGATATCATGAGCCTGACTGAAGAAATGGTTGCTCATATTGCACAGGAAGTATTGGGCACTATGAAAATTCAGTACCAAGGCAATGAGATTGACCTGACACCAAAATGGCGTCGTGTACACATGGTAGATTTGATTAAGGAAAATCTGGGCGTCGATTTCTGGAAGGAAATGAGCGACGATGAAGCGCGTGCTTTGGCAAAAGAGCATGGCGTATCCGTTGAGCCTCACCATACGTTCGGACATGTAGTGAATGAATTCTTTGAGCAAAAGCTGGAGCATACGTTGATTCAGCCTACCTTTGTTTATGGTCATCCTGTGGCAATTTCGCCATTGGCGAAGAAAAATGACCAGGATCCGCGATTCACGGATCGTTTTGAGCTGTTTATCGTAGCTCGTGAGCATGCTAATGCATTTACAGAACTCAATGATCCAATTGACCAGCGCGAACGTTTTGAAGCACAGCTCTTGGAAAAAGAAGCTGGTAACGACGAAGCGCATGATATGGACGACGATTTCATTGAAGCGCTTGAATATGGTATGCCGCCAACTGGAGGATTAGGAATCGGAATTGACCGTCTGGTAATGCTGTTGACCAACTCTCCTTCTATTCGCGACGTACTGCTGTTCCCACATATGCGTAACCGCGACTAA